One Malus domestica chromosome 11, GDT2T_hap1 genomic region harbors:
- the LOC103448236 gene encoding inactive protein RESTRICTED TEV MOVEMENT 2-like: MEGKPLSANINRVYEDIEPSAEWEREEACDTLLVYLHGFRKENLRIQVTSSRNIRVFGERALGHDNKWQRFRMEFPIPFNCDTNDITARFENGILYVKLPKTIAPAVVESRAKPQKPPTTTEAPRPPATGAPKPPKEAPKPPAVEAPKPPKEAPKSPTTATPKPQKPAPTTEAPKPQKPISTSDLPQPQQRTDANQEQNKKSDGGSHYVPEVPPRAPEKEKEPIHHPSTVKKSTDSHALAEASNAAAKKLEDNRAKKVEEDSTKEEYKRAIFGHENTAGGVDRCYRAQGYNYKQVLQGLIMELKQQPRKLVNLGLAFLFILVLGFYVKHAITFVREFKREEL, translated from the exons ATGGAGGGAAAGCCGCTTTCTGCAAACATTAATCGTGTTTATGAAGACATTGAACCGTCAGCTGAATGGGAAAGAGAGGAAGCTTGTGACACTCTCCTCGTTTATCTGCACG GATTTAGAAAGGAGAATCTGAGGATTCAAGTAACGTCGTCTCGCAACATAAGGGTGTTTGGTGAACGCGCACTTGGTCATGACAACAAATGGCAGCGTTTCCGAATGGAATTCCCCATTCCCTTCAACTGCGATACCAACGACATCACTGCTAGATTTGAGAACGGCATTCTCTACGTTAAGCTTCCAAAGACTATTGCTCCCGCAGTAGTTGAATCGAGGGCCAAACCACAAAAGCCACCCACCACCACAGAAGCTCCTAGGCCACCCGCCACGGGAGCTCCAAAGCCACCCAAAGAAGCTCCCAAGCCACCAGCTGTGGAAGCTCCCAAGCCACCCAAAGAAGCTCCCAAGTCACCCACCACAGCAACACCTAAGCCTCAAAAGCCCGCACCCACCACAGAAGCGCCTAAGCCTCAAAAGCCCATAAGCACAAGTGATCTGCCACAGCCTCAACAGAGGACTGATGCTAATCAAGAACAGAACAAGAAAAGCGATGGTGGATCACATTACGTGCCTGAGGTGCCTCCGCGGGCACCGGAGAAAGAGAAGGAACCAATTCATCATCCAAGTACGGTGAAGAAGAGTACTGATAGCCATGCGTTAGCAGAGGCTAGCAATGCTGCTGCTAAAAAACTTGAAGATAATCGGGCGAAAAAGGTTGAGGAGGATTCGACAAAGGAGGAGTATAAAAGGGCAATATTCGGGCACGAGAACACCGCTGGGGGTGTTGATAGGTGCTATAGAGCACAAGGTTATAACTATAAGCAGGTGCTTCAAGGCTTGATCATGGAGCTGAAGCAGCAGCCAAGGAAATTGGTAAACTTGGGTCTggcatttttatttattctgGTACTTGGGTTTTATGTCAAACACGCAATCACTTTCGTTCGGGAATTCAAACGCGAAGAACTCTAA
- the LOC103448242 gene encoding double-stranded RNA-binding protein 1-like isoform X2 yields MYKSKLQEVCHGKQWGLPTYTAMKDGPDHNPCFRASVSVNGFSFDSPVACKSSKQAQNQAAMLAFFHFTSPPSSNLSSGAADPEVYNTLKEAERAAANTVLMSLSEDSSRINDEMGHYKNLLQELAREEGFCMPTYKTVKSGASHMPTFSSTVEVEGEQFCGKTGKSKKQAELSAAKVAYISLKKQSAIKTTQSSDLTIAVEPLENLIHEHQSVLSPAIKYEDRANETKEVLMDNMNKTGQSSSCSESIFPSTEESGPSQTFKKLKPPADVSISDTNGWKGGGLKSYLLCHRVRVYNQFPDISLPNHITVLPISDDKWVPFILEFPNEESN; encoded by the exons ATGTACAAGAGTAAGCTGCAGGAGGTCTGCCATGGGAAGCAATGGGGGTTGCCAACATACACGGCCATGAAAGACGGACCGGATCACAACCCTTGCTTCAGGGCCTCTGTTTCGGTCAATGGCTTCTCCTTCGATTCCCCGGTTGCTTGCAAATCGTCCAAACAAGCCCAAAACCAAGCTGCCATGCTCGCTTTCTTTCACTTCACCTCTCCACCTTCTTCTAACCTTTCTTCTGGCGCTG CTGATCCAGAGGTGTACAACACTTTGAAGGAGGCAGAGCGCGCAGCTGCAAACACTGTTTTGATGTCACTGTCAGAAGACAGCTCCCGAATTAAT GATGAGATGGGACATTACAAGAATCTTTTGCAGGAGTTAGCTCGGGAAGAAGGCTTTTGCATGCCGACATATAAAACTGTGAAATCCGGTGCATCTCATATGCCAACATTCTCTTCCACTGTGGAGGTAGAAGGTGAGCAGTTCTGCGGGAAAACAGGGAAATCCAAGAAACAGGCGGAGCTGAGTGCTGCTAAGGTTGCCTATATTTCGTTAAAAAAGC AAAGTGCCATCAAAACCACTCAAAGCTCAGACTTGACCATTGCTGTTGAGCCACTTGAGAATCTCATACACGAACATCAATCGGTTTTATCTCCAGCTATCAAGTATGAGGACCGTGCTAACGAAACTAAAG AAGTGCTAATGGATAACATGAACAAAACCGGACAGTCTTCCTCATGTTCTGAATCGATATTCCCTTCAACTGAAGAAAGCGGTCCCTCTCAAACATTTAAAAAACTGAAACCTCCTGCTGATGTTTCAATTTCCGATACAAATGGATGGAAAGGTGGTGGACTGAAGAGTTACTTGCTGTGCCACAGGGTTAGAGTTTACAACCAATTTCCAGATATTTCACTCCCTAATCACATAACGGTGCTGCCCATTAGTGATGACAAGTGGGTTCCCTTCATCCTGGAGTTCCCAAATGAAGAAAGCAATTGA
- the LOC103448242 gene encoding double-stranded RNA-binding protein 1-like isoform X1 yields the protein MYKSKLQEVCHGKQWGLPTYTAMKDGPDHNPCFRASVSVNGFSFDSPVACKSSKQAQNQAAMLAFFHFTSPPSSNLSSGAADPEVYNTLKEAERAAANTVLMSLSEDSSRINDEMGHYKNLLQELAREEGFCMPTYKTVKSGASHMPTFSSTVEVEGEQFCGKTGKSKKQAELSAAKVAYISLKKRGLSRSTKLSSPHVLESAIKTTQSSDLTIAVEPLENLIHEHQSVLSPAIKYEDRANETKEVLMDNMNKTGQSSSCSESIFPSTEESGPSQTFKKLKPPADVSISDTNGWKGGGLKSYLLCHRVRVYNQFPDISLPNHITVLPISDDKWVPFILEFPNEESN from the exons ATGTACAAGAGTAAGCTGCAGGAGGTCTGCCATGGGAAGCAATGGGGGTTGCCAACATACACGGCCATGAAAGACGGACCGGATCACAACCCTTGCTTCAGGGCCTCTGTTTCGGTCAATGGCTTCTCCTTCGATTCCCCGGTTGCTTGCAAATCGTCCAAACAAGCCCAAAACCAAGCTGCCATGCTCGCTTTCTTTCACTTCACCTCTCCACCTTCTTCTAACCTTTCTTCTGGCGCTG CTGATCCAGAGGTGTACAACACTTTGAAGGAGGCAGAGCGCGCAGCTGCAAACACTGTTTTGATGTCACTGTCAGAAGACAGCTCCCGAATTAAT GATGAGATGGGACATTACAAGAATCTTTTGCAGGAGTTAGCTCGGGAAGAAGGCTTTTGCATGCCGACATATAAAACTGTGAAATCCGGTGCATCTCATATGCCAACATTCTCTTCCACTGTGGAGGTAGAAGGTGAGCAGTTCTGCGGGAAAACAGGGAAATCCAAGAAACAGGCGGAGCTGAGTGCTGCTAAGGTTGCCTATATTTCGTTAAAAAAGC GTGGATTGAGTCGGAGTACTAAGCTGAGTTCCCCCCATGTATTAGAAAGTGCCATCAAAACCACTCAAAGCTCAGACTTGACCATTGCTGTTGAGCCACTTGAGAATCTCATACACGAACATCAATCGGTTTTATCTCCAGCTATCAAGTATGAGGACCGTGCTAACGAAACTAAAG AAGTGCTAATGGATAACATGAACAAAACCGGACAGTCTTCCTCATGTTCTGAATCGATATTCCCTTCAACTGAAGAAAGCGGTCCCTCTCAAACATTTAAAAAACTGAAACCTCCTGCTGATGTTTCAATTTCCGATACAAATGGATGGAAAGGTGGTGGACTGAAGAGTTACTTGCTGTGCCACAGGGTTAGAGTTTACAACCAATTTCCAGATATTTCACTCCCTAATCACATAACGGTGCTGCCCATTAGTGATGACAAGTGGGTTCCCTTCATCCTGGAGTTCCCAAATGAAGAAAGCAATTGA
- the LOC103448242 gene encoding double-stranded RNA-binding protein 1-like isoform X3, which produces MYKSKLQEVCHGKQWGLPTYTAMKDGPDHNPCFRASVSVNGFSFDSPVACKSSKQAQNQAAMLAFFHFTSPPSSNLSSGAADPEVYNTLKEAERAAANTVLMSLSEDSSRINDEMGHYKNLLQELAREEGFCMPTYKTVKSGASHMPTFSSTVEVEGEQFCGKTGKSKKQAELSAAKVAYISLKKRGLSRSTKLSSPHVLESAIKTTQSSDLTIAVEPLENLIHEHQSVLSPAIKYEDRANETKGSRVSLIRKFIISCRSANG; this is translated from the exons ATGTACAAGAGTAAGCTGCAGGAGGTCTGCCATGGGAAGCAATGGGGGTTGCCAACATACACGGCCATGAAAGACGGACCGGATCACAACCCTTGCTTCAGGGCCTCTGTTTCGGTCAATGGCTTCTCCTTCGATTCCCCGGTTGCTTGCAAATCGTCCAAACAAGCCCAAAACCAAGCTGCCATGCTCGCTTTCTTTCACTTCACCTCTCCACCTTCTTCTAACCTTTCTTCTGGCGCTG CTGATCCAGAGGTGTACAACACTTTGAAGGAGGCAGAGCGCGCAGCTGCAAACACTGTTTTGATGTCACTGTCAGAAGACAGCTCCCGAATTAAT GATGAGATGGGACATTACAAGAATCTTTTGCAGGAGTTAGCTCGGGAAGAAGGCTTTTGCATGCCGACATATAAAACTGTGAAATCCGGTGCATCTCATATGCCAACATTCTCTTCCACTGTGGAGGTAGAAGGTGAGCAGTTCTGCGGGAAAACAGGGAAATCCAAGAAACAGGCGGAGCTGAGTGCTGCTAAGGTTGCCTATATTTCGTTAAAAAAGC GTGGATTGAGTCGGAGTACTAAGCTGAGTTCCCCCCATGTATTAGAAAGTGCCATCAAAACCACTCAAAGCTCAGACTTGACCATTGCTGTTGAGCCACTTGAGAATCTCATACACGAACATCAATCGGTTTTATCTCCAGCTATCAAGTATGAGGACCGTGCTAACGAAACTAAAG GTTCAAGAGTCAGTCTCATCAGAAAATTCATCATCTCATGCAGAAGTGCTAATGGATAA